In one Shewanella loihica PV-4 genomic region, the following are encoded:
- a CDS encoding thioredoxin family protein, whose protein sequence is MTNNIKALLATTALFFSTQALANNGCAFDEKQEGFIATCSEEKQEVILTGEVQAQTLVTELDDFTQGYKSYQVDEAAIAPIKKLQTPTEIVVIIGTWCPDCHRETPRFIRIMEATNNPNIKVTYIGVDRKKLDPEGLAAKYDFTRIPTFIVKQDGKEIGRIVERPETSLEVNLAKILD, encoded by the coding sequence ATGACCAATAATATTAAAGCATTACTTGCCACCACAGCGCTGTTCTTTAGCACTCAGGCACTGGCAAATAATGGCTGTGCATTCGATGAAAAGCAGGAAGGCTTTATCGCCACTTGCAGTGAGGAGAAACAAGAAGTGATACTGACCGGCGAAGTACAAGCCCAAACCTTAGTCACAGAGCTTGATGATTTCACCCAGGGCTATAAGAGCTACCAGGTCGACGAGGCCGCCATCGCGCCAATCAAGAAGCTGCAGACACCGACCGAGATTGTCGTCATCATAGGTACCTGGTGCCCAGATTGTCACCGTGAGACGCCGCGCTTCATCCGCATCATGGAAGCGACCAACAACCCGAACATCAAGGTGACCTACATAGGGGTGGATCGTAAGAAACTCGACCCAGAAGGCCTAGCGGCCAAGTATGACTTTACCCGCATCCCAACCTTCATCGTGAAGCAGGATGGCAAGGAGATAGGTCGTATCGTCGAGCGTCCAGAAACCTCTCTCGAGGTGAATCTGGCGAAGATCCTCGACTAA
- a CDS encoding nucleoside triphosphate pyrophosphohydrolase family protein, translating to MKLTALDQTLYDHLYRDIHQFRSTFDLPIEDETSLDEQADTLHTSLAIEELTELAEADSRVEQADAIVDSVYVLMGRLVHLGATQMNDRLEISYVIDLLLHVAKNRDIDFVRCWDEVHSSNMSKVCRNEQELEETIAHYAKQGVEIVGSRKGDFIIAKCAKDVEMTGKVVRQGKVLKSVYYRPADLAKLVTA from the coding sequence ATGAAACTGACCGCACTCGATCAGACCCTTTACGACCACCTCTACCGTGACATCCACCAGTTCCGCTCCACCTTCGATCTGCCTATCGAAGATGAGACCAGCCTGGATGAGCAGGCCGATACCCTGCACACCTCGCTCGCCATCGAGGAGTTGACCGAGCTGGCCGAGGCCGATAGCCGTGTCGAACAGGCCGATGCCATCGTCGATTCTGTCTATGTACTCATGGGCCGCCTGGTGCATCTCGGCGCCACACAGATGAATGATCGCCTGGAGATCAGCTATGTGATCGATCTACTGCTGCATGTCGCCAAGAACCGCGACATCGACTTCGTCCGCTGCTGGGACGAGGTGCATTCGAGCAACATGAGCAAGGTCTGCCGTAACGAGCAGGAACTGGAAGAGACCATAGCCCACTATGCCAAGCAGGGCGTGGAGATCGTCGGCAGCCGCAAGGGCGACTTCATCATCGCCAAGTGCGCCAAGGATGTGGAGATGACCGGCAAGGTAGTACGCCAGGGCAAGGTGCTCAAGTCTGTCTACTATCGCCCAGCCGATCTGGCCAAGCTGGTCACCGCCTAA
- the nhaC gene encoding Na+/H+ antiporter NhaC, whose protein sequence is MTSHQQSPEQPGRDSSPASAKRHKQPTLLDALIPIIALVCMLTASVYLFSSDSSYGANQIALIMAACITLVIGVKNGYSWKEMEAGIVKSVSLATGALLILFSVGSLIGTWILAGTVPTMIFYGMKILNPDYFYAASCLLCAVVALSIGSSWTVAGTLGIALIGVAGAMGLSVEITAGAIISGAYFGDKMSPMSDTTNLAPAVAGSELFGHIRHMVWTTTPSILLALIGFLFIGLNSDSSSVATDLAATMARIETQYHPGLHLLLPLLVVLVLAYKKLPAFPTVILGTLAGAICAALFQFDGVIKFVNDDSLPTMVALVKGIWVAMFDGYTANTGDKTLDSLLSRGGMSSMVNTVWLILCAMAFGGVMEKTGLLQRLLQGVLRLVKSSGSLIITTLASCIGANLITGDQFIAILLPGRMLKVEYEKHGLAPVNLSRALEDSATITSPLVPWNTCGAYMASTLGVATIAYLPFAFFNLICPFVSAAYAYYDIKIERLAESEAVEAVA, encoded by the coding sequence ATGACCTCTCATCAGCAGTCGCCAGAACAGCCTGGCAGAGATTCGAGTCCCGCGTCGGCTAAACGCCACAAGCAGCCGACGCTACTAGATGCCCTGATCCCCATTATCGCCCTGGTCTGTATGTTAACGGCCTCTGTGTATCTCTTCTCGTCCGACAGCTCCTATGGCGCCAACCAGATCGCCCTGATCATGGCGGCCTGTATCACTCTGGTTATCGGGGTGAAGAACGGCTATAGCTGGAAGGAGATGGAGGCGGGTATCGTCAAGAGTGTCTCCCTGGCCACAGGCGCTCTGTTGATCCTGTTTTCGGTCGGCTCCCTGATCGGCACCTGGATCTTGGCCGGAACCGTGCCGACCATGATCTTCTATGGTATGAAGATCTTAAACCCAGATTATTTCTACGCCGCCTCCTGCCTACTGTGCGCCGTGGTGGCCCTGAGTATCGGTAGCTCCTGGACGGTCGCCGGCACCTTAGGTATCGCCCTTATCGGTGTCGCCGGTGCCATGGGGCTGAGCGTCGAGATCACCGCCGGCGCCATCATCAGCGGCGCTTATTTTGGTGACAAGATGTCGCCCATGTCAGACACCACTAACCTGGCGCCCGCGGTTGCCGGCAGCGAGCTGTTTGGCCATATTCGCCACATGGTGTGGACCACGACTCCGAGCATATTGCTTGCCCTGATAGGCTTTTTGTTTATCGGCCTTAACAGCGACAGCAGCAGCGTCGCGACGGATCTGGCTGCGACCATGGCACGCATCGAGACCCAGTATCATCCCGGCCTGCATCTGCTACTGCCCCTGCTGGTGGTGTTAGTGCTGGCCTACAAGAAGTTACCCGCCTTCCCGACCGTGATTCTGGGTACCCTGGCCGGCGCCATCTGCGCGGCACTGTTTCAGTTCGATGGGGTGATCAAGTTCGTCAACGACGACAGCCTGCCGACTATGGTCGCCCTGGTGAAGGGGATCTGGGTCGCCATGTTCGATGGCTACACCGCCAACACAGGGGACAAAACACTCGACAGCCTGCTGAGTCGCGGTGGCATGAGCAGCATGGTCAATACCGTCTGGTTGATCCTATGCGCCATGGCCTTCGGCGGCGTGATGGAAAAGACAGGTCTGCTGCAGCGTCTGTTGCAAGGGGTGCTGCGTCTGGTGAAATCCAGCGGCAGCCTGATCATCACCACCCTGGCGAGCTGTATCGGCGCCAACTTGATCACGGGCGATCAGTTTATTGCCATCTTGTTGCCGGGTCGTATGCTCAAAGTCGAGTATGAGAAGCATGGTCTGGCGCCGGTTAACCTGAGCCGCGCACTGGAAGATTCGGCCACCATCACCAGCCCGTTGGTGCCCTGGAATACTTGCGGCGCCTACATGGCCAGCACCTTAGGCGTGGCGACCATCGCCTATCTGCCTTTCGCCTTCTTTAACCTCATCTGTCCTTTCGTCAGCGCGGCCTACGCCTACTATGACATCAAGATAGAGCGACTGGCGGAGAGTGAAGCCGTGGAGGCCGTGGCCTAG
- a CDS encoding TlpA family protein disulfide reductase has translation MRKRLVALLKLALLSLALSALSLMTPTSNALAVMPSAKVYDTGENLPKPVIMSRFVEMTSARKVDEATFESLSGDQVKLSDYRGKLVLINLWATWCAPCIKEIPMMDKIRRDNLDKDLVVLPLSIDEAHDEVGAFLTRHQLAGYPTLIDPQRQVEKMLPANIVPATYAFDGEGNLIGFLRGYLDWGDKAVQPYLERLTAKYAKPNKAQHLH, from the coding sequence ATGAGAAAACGACTAGTTGCCCTGCTAAAACTTGCCCTGCTCAGCCTCGCCCTGTCCGCTCTAAGTTTAATGACACCGACGAGCAACGCCCTGGCCGTGATGCCGAGCGCCAAGGTGTATGACACGGGAGAGAACCTGCCTAAGCCGGTGATCATGTCGCGCTTCGTGGAGATGACCAGCGCCCGGAAGGTCGATGAGGCGACCTTCGAGAGTCTGAGTGGTGACCAGGTCAAATTGAGCGACTACCGGGGCAAGCTGGTCTTAATCAATCTGTGGGCCACCTGGTGCGCCCCCTGCATCAAGGAGATCCCCATGATGGATAAGATAAGACGGGACAATCTCGACAAAGATCTTGTGGTGCTGCCCCTGTCCATCGACGAGGCCCATGATGAAGTGGGTGCCTTTCTGACTCGCCACCAGTTGGCGGGATATCCCACGCTGATTGACCCTCAGCGGCAGGTGGAAAAGATGCTGCCGGCCAACATAGTACCGGCCACCTACGCCTTCGACGGCGAAGGTAATTTAATTGGATTTTTAAGAGGTTATCTAGACTGGGGCGATAAGGCGGTACAGCCCTATCTGGAACGGCTCACCGCCAAATATGCCAAGCCGAACAAAGCACAACATCTTCATTAA
- a CDS encoding cytochrome c-type biogenesis protein, which translates to MKGYWILLLLALACFLGPTRAQAQVLAETGGSPQWRTPAQLKHQAIAIASGLRCPMSTNQSLQDSQSPIANELKAEIYLQLEQGKTSDEIVDFMVVRYGERIRYMPSLSAGTALLFFAPLCLLALAIFWYFRQIAGAASFNTSQEDRS; encoded by the coding sequence ATGAAAGGATATTGGATATTACTCTTGCTCGCACTCGCCTGTTTCCTTGGACCGACTCGAGCACAAGCCCAAGTGCTAGCAGAAACAGGTGGAAGCCCTCAATGGCGCACGCCCGCTCAACTTAAGCATCAGGCGATAGCGATCGCATCTGGCCTGCGCTGCCCCATGTCCACCAATCAGAGCCTGCAGGACTCCCAGAGCCCGATCGCCAACGAGCTCAAGGCGGAGATCTATCTGCAGCTGGAGCAGGGCAAGACGAGCGATGAGATAGTCGACTTCATGGTGGTCCGCTACGGCGAGCGTATCCGCTATATGCCCAGCCTAAGTGCCGGCACCGCCCTGCTGTTCTTCGCGCCGCTGTGCCTGCTGGCTCTAGCGATATTCTGGTATTTCAGGCAGATAGCTGGCGCCGCATCCTTTAACACCTCTCAGGAAGATAGATCATGA
- a CDS encoding heme lyase CcmF/NrfE family subunit, which produces MTAEIGLLLLIISLTLCLLTAMSPVMPACGVKLRLKPYQPLFIRLNSLAQVASLFILAYLFLSNDFSVAYVANNSNTQLASLYKLAAVWGGHEGSMLFWIGAMGIWSCVLSLQPNHKDRFFHYLHAVLGAIQAGLIAFLLIGSNPFARLLPGIPVEGRDLNPILQDIGLILHPPLLFIGYVGLAVCFAAAIAALLDNSQPLKQHCRLMRPWAILAWAMLTGGNAFGSWWAYNELGWGGWWFWDPVENASFIPWLVATALMHSLILGERRDRFHGTSLFLAILGFSLCLLGTFLVRSGVVQSVHAFAADPLRGGAMLTLFALVSICGFTLLLQRLPSLYRPVNSNMLSRESLMQLGNLLLLVAAISILLGSCYPLLYEVASGQSISVGAPYFNSLFIPLTWLICLVMGAAPLMRWQVSNPGMLRQLTALAAICLFIGLTLNTLLLKEFAAHFLLGSFACLWLLGCTGLYLHKRLAAYTGAGDNRRCYAMSFAHLGVALSILGATCSSYFQQEELLRMGPGQGKEVAGYTFIYRATETVSHTSYSALQAKIEVRDRREQHLAYLYPQRQTFNSNAMQISAAGIHRSLFADLYISMGNRLSEEEFLIRISYKPLIGWIWIGGLIMMFAGLSLLLPRKVRRLSRAPSPQLAVKGA; this is translated from the coding sequence ATGACAGCGGAAATTGGCTTACTACTTCTTATTATCTCCTTGACCCTGTGTTTACTCACGGCCATGAGCCCTGTCATGCCTGCCTGCGGGGTCAAACTCAGGCTTAAGCCTTACCAGCCCCTCTTTATTCGCCTTAATAGCTTGGCGCAGGTGGCTAGCCTGTTTATCCTGGCCTATCTGTTTCTCAGCAACGATTTTTCCGTGGCCTATGTGGCCAACAATTCCAACACCCAGCTGGCCAGCCTCTATAAGCTAGCCGCCGTCTGGGGGGGTCACGAAGGCTCTATGCTGTTCTGGATTGGCGCCATGGGGATCTGGAGCTGCGTGCTCAGCCTCCAGCCCAACCACAAAGACCGGTTTTTTCACTACCTCCACGCCGTGCTGGGCGCCATTCAGGCCGGCCTAATCGCCTTCTTGCTCATAGGATCGAATCCCTTCGCCAGGCTTCTACCCGGCATCCCGGTGGAGGGGCGGGATCTCAATCCCATACTGCAGGACATAGGCTTAATTCTGCATCCGCCGCTACTCTTTATCGGCTATGTGGGACTGGCGGTCTGTTTCGCCGCAGCCATCGCCGCCCTGCTGGATAACAGTCAGCCGCTAAAGCAGCACTGCCGATTGATGCGCCCATGGGCGATACTGGCCTGGGCCATGTTGACCGGCGGCAACGCCTTCGGCTCCTGGTGGGCCTACAACGAGCTGGGCTGGGGCGGATGGTGGTTCTGGGACCCGGTGGAAAATGCCTCCTTTATTCCCTGGCTGGTCGCCACGGCGCTGATGCACTCATTAATCTTGGGCGAACGTCGAGACAGATTTCATGGCACCAGCCTGTTCCTGGCAATCTTAGGCTTCAGCCTCTGCCTGCTGGGCACCTTCCTGGTGCGCTCAGGTGTGGTGCAATCGGTTCACGCCTTCGCCGCCGATCCCCTGCGCGGTGGCGCCATGTTGACTTTGTTTGCCCTGGTCTCTATCTGCGGCTTTACCCTGCTGCTGCAGCGCCTCCCTAGCCTCTACCGACCGGTAAATAGCAATATGCTGAGCCGGGAAAGCCTGATGCAGCTGGGCAATCTCTTATTGCTGGTCGCCGCCATCTCCATCTTACTGGGCAGCTGCTATCCGCTGCTCTATGAGGTAGCAAGCGGTCAGAGCATCTCGGTGGGCGCCCCCTACTTTAATAGCCTCTTCATCCCGCTGACCTGGCTTATCTGTCTGGTCATGGGCGCCGCGCCTTTGATGCGCTGGCAAGTATCAAACCCTGGCATGCTAAGACAGTTAACGGCGCTGGCAGCTATCTGCCTGTTTATCGGCCTCACTCTCAATACTCTGCTGCTGAAAGAGTTTGCCGCCCACTTCCTGCTTGGTAGCTTCGCCTGCCTCTGGCTGCTCGGCTGTACTGGGCTCTATCTGCATAAACGCCTGGCGGCGTACACAGGCGCGGGGGATAACAGGCGCTGCTACGCCATGAGCTTTGCTCACCTGGGTGTGGCGCTGAGCATACTTGGGGCCACCTGCTCCAGCTATTTTCAGCAGGAGGAGCTACTCAGGATGGGGCCGGGTCAAGGCAAGGAGGTGGCGGGCTATACCTTTATCTACCGGGCGACCGAAACCGTTTCCCACACCAGCTACAGTGCACTTCAGGCAAAGATAGAGGTGAGAGACAGACGCGAGCAGCATCTTGCCTATCTCTATCCCCAGCGTCAGACCTTTAACAGCAACGCCATGCAGATCTCCGCCGCCGGGATCCATCGCAGCCTGTTTGCCGATCTCTATATCTCCATGGGCAATAGGCTGAGCGAGGAGGAGTTTCTGATCCGCATCAGCTACAAACCCCTGATTGGCTGGATCTGGATAGGCGGCCTCATCATGATGTTTGCCGGCCTGAGCCTGCTGCTGCCACGCAAGGTGCGCCGACTGTCTCGGGCGCCCTCGCCGCAACTGGCGGTGAAAGGAGCCTGA